In a genomic window of Octopus sinensis linkage group LG16, ASM634580v1, whole genome shotgun sequence:
- the LOC115220458 gene encoding uncharacterized protein LOC115220458 isoform X15 has product MRIYLSVYIVVILSASVWGQVKNGHLIDKQDPDTMLLGNRNDEHHLYVDKRDPDPMFIDKRDPDPFFVGKRDPDPFFVGKRDLDPFFVGKRDQDPFFVGKRGRDHLFVGRRVPDPFFVGKKDPDTSFVGKRDPDPIFVGKRDPNTLYIRKRNPDPFSVGKRDPDPFFVGKRDPDPFFVGKRHSEPFFLGKRDSDPLFVGKRDPDPFFVGKRDSDPFFVGKRNPDPMFVGKRDEDPMFVGKRSEYPLSVENSLHRLFVNKRRTEENPLLASIQVPLFRRKQNYHDQKLETPLFVGKRDDDPLFVGKRDDDPLFVGKRGYINQLPTHDYLDQDISNKPGDPIYDDNVIYTGKPFHGEPLFGGKQYPDHTFLNKPDDPIIISKRVHYDSVSAGKRQNDHPLFPRKRNSRSVYTNIHEPDLIFRSLRNNDTFLTGKQKPASFPSAFVAPFSRETVFGRKREQDPMFVGKREENPMFVGKREDDPVFVGKREDPMFVGKRGKEPMFVGKRDEDPMFVGKREKEPMIVGKREDPMFIGKRGKEPMFVGKRNPRFVGKRDDPMFVGKREKNPMFVRKREDPMFIGRREEDPVFVGKREEDPVFVGKRGVDPMFVGKRGEDPMFVGKRESHMFVGKREKEPMFVGKREDPMFVGKRRDPMFVGKREDPMFVGKREDPMFVGKREDPMFVGKREDPMFIGKREDPMFVGKREEPMFVGKREDPMFIGKREDPMFVGKREEPMFIGKREDPMFVGKREDPMFIGKKEDPMFVGKREDPMFVGKREDPMFIGKKEDPMFVGKREDPMFVGKREDPMFVGKREDPMFIGKREDPMFVGKKEDPMFVGKREDPMFVGKREDPMFVGKREDPMFVGKREDPMFIGKREDPMFVGKREDPMFIGKREEPMFVGKREDPMFIGKRQEPMFVGKREDPMFVGKREEPMFVGKREDPMFVGKREDPMFVGKREDPMFVGKREDPMFIGKREDPMFVGKREDPMFIGKREEPMFVGKREDPMFVGKREDPMFIGKREDPMFVGKREDPMFIGKREEPMFVGKRENPMFVGKRDDPLFDGKREDPMFVGKRENPMFVGKREKNPLFVGKREHITELLSKGGFSGTHSGNRPYQYVIGKSKYNPGLVRKRKLRLMNLVTHNKNSLKVDHQVSKDKRELESVTRNKPIFRRNEESSADKISRSRSNFLLGIKRYPGPSFVSKTIKYPQSRYTLLSDKRDEDPLFVGKRIVGRNYLTANRKFAAKRRQKFKRTAAKPSNTISLHKRNFSHTMLVKRYLGIQDPSSPVIELPNAHNPSNSVKPSKKLSKKNLHMPLNVLYTLPMKSDSINNFKDTNRTDYGEQNSLGLSKTDLTSKVISRRSSSQPSSHKFKEGKINAVRVNKGKIENPYEKHADTLSHSGDAIENSQRLMSSTAKEDNHGDKTDLRDVEIPVR; this is encoded by the exons ATAAACAGGATCCGGACACAATGTTGTTAGGTAATCGGAACGACGAACATCATTTATATGTTGATAAACGAGATCCAGACCCCATGTTTATAGATAAAAGGGATCCAGATCCTTTTTTTGTAGGAAAACGGGACCCAGATCCATTTTTTGTGGGAAAACGGGACCTAGATCCATTTTTTGTGGGGAAAAGGGATCAAGATCCTTTTTTTGTAGGAAAACGGGGTCGGGACCACCTTTTTGTTGGTAGACGGGTTCCAGATCCATTCTTTGTAGGTAAAAAGGATCCAGACACTTCATTTGTCGGTAAACGGGATCCAGACCCCATCTTCGTTGGTAAAAGGGATCCAAACACTTTATATATAAGGAAGAGAAATCCTGACCCTTTTTCTGTAGGTAAAAGAGACCCAGACCCTTTCTTTGTTGGTAAACGAGACCCAGATCCGTTTTTTGTAGGTAAACGACATTCAGAACCCTTTTTTCTAGGCAAACGAGATTCAGACCCCCTTTTTGTAGGTAAACGAGATCCAGACCCCTTTTTTGTTGGTAAACGAGATTCAGATCCCTTTTTTGTTGGTAAACGAAATCCAGATCCCATGTTTGTAGGTAAAAGGGACGAAGATCCCATGTTTGTAGGCAAAAGGAGTGAATACCCTCTCTCCGTTGAGAATTCACTCCATCGGTTATTTGTAAACAAACGACGTACGGAGGAAAATCCCTTGTTAGCAAGTATACAAGTTCCATTATTTAGAAGAAAACAGAATTATCATGACCAAAAGCTAGAAACTCCTTTATTTGTAGGCAAACGAGATGATGATCCTCTTTTTGTAGGCAAACGAGATGATGACCCCTTATTTGTAGGAAAAAGAGGTTATATTAATCAGTTACCTACACATGATTATCTTGACCAGGACATATCAAACAAGCCAGGCGATCCCATATACGAtgataatgtaatatatacaggCAAACCATTCCATGGTGAGCCCTTATTTGGAGGAAAACAATATCCGGATCACACGTTTTTAAACAAACCAGATGATCCCATTATTATAAGCAAACGAGTTCATTATGATTCTGTATCGGCAGGCAAACGACAAAACGATCATCCCTTATTTCCCAGAAAGCGAAATTCAAGATCTGTATACACTAATATACATGAACCGGATCTAATATTTCGTTCTTTACGAAATAACGATACGTTTTTAACGGGAAAACAAAAGCCGGCGTCATTTCCCTCAGCTTTCGTTGCACCATTTTCCAGGGAGACTGTATTTGGTCGTAAAAGAGAGCAGGATCCAATGTTTGTCGGTAAACGTGAGGAAAATCCCATGTTTGTTGGAAAACGAGAGGATGATCCTGTGTTTGTCGGTAAACGAGAAGATCCTATGTTTGTCGGGAAACGGGGGAAAGAACCTATGTTTGTTGGTAAACGTGATGAAGATCCAATGTTTGttggtaaaagagagaaagagcctATGATTGTTGGTAAACGTGAAGATCCAATGTTTATCGGTAAACGGGGGAAAGAGCCTATGTTTGTCGGTAAAAGAAATCCTAGGTTTGTAGGTAAACGAGACGATCCAATGTTTGTGGGTAAACGAGAGAAGAACCCTATGTTTGTCAGGAAACGAGAAGATCCTATGTTTATCGGTAGACGAGAGGAGGATCCAGTGTTTGTCGGTAAACGAGAGGAAGATCCTGTATTCGTTGGCAAACGAGGGGTGGATCCTATGTTCGTGGGTAAACGAGGGGAAGATCCCATGTTTGTCGGTAAAAGAGAAAGTCATATGTTTGTTGGTAAACGAGAGAAAGAGCCTATGTTTGTTGGTAAACGAGAAGATCCGATGTTTGTCGGTAAAAGAAGAGATCCCATGTTTGTTGGTAAGAGAGAAGATCCGATGTTTGTCGGTAAAAGAGAAGATCCTATGTTTGTTGGTAAAAGAGAAGATCCTATGTTTGTCGGTAAAAGAGAAGATCCTAT GTTCATCGGTAAAAGAGAAGACCCCATGTTTGTCGGTAAAAGAGAAGAGCCTATGTTTGTTG GTAAAAGAGAAGATCCCATGTTTATAGGTAAAAGAGAAGATCCTATGTTTGTAGGTAAAAGAGAGGAACCTATGTTCATCGGTAAAAGAGAAGACCCCAT GTTTGTCGGTAAAAGAGAAGATCCTATGTTCATCGGTAAAAAAGAAGATCCCATGTTTGTCGGTAAAAGAGAGGATCCCATGTTTGTGGGTAAAAGAGAAGATCCCATGTTCATCGGTAAAAAAGAAGATCCTATGTTCGTTGGTAAAAGAGAAGATCCCATGTTTGTTGGTAAAAGAGAAGATCCCATGTTTGTTGGTAAAAGAGAAGATCCTATGTTTATCG GTAAAAGAGAAGATCCCATGTTTGTCGGTAAAAAAGAAGATCCTATGTTCGTTG GTAAAAGAGAAGATCCCATGTTTGTCGGTAAAAGAGAAGATCCCATGTTTGTCGGTAAAAGAGAAGATCCCATGTTTGTCGGTAAAAGAGAAGATCCAATGTTTATAGGTAAAAGAGAAGATCCTATGTTTGTTGGTAAAAGAGAAGATCCCATGTTCATCGGTAAAAGAGAAGAGCCTATGTTTGTCG GTAAAAGAGAAGATCCTATGTTCATCGGTAAAAGACAAGAACCTATGTTTGTCGGTAAAAGAGAAGATCCCATGTTTGTTGGTAAAAGAGAAGAGCCTATGTTTGTTGGTAAAAGAGAAGATCCCATGTTTGTTGGTAAAAGAGAAGATCCCATGTTTGTCGGTAAAAGAGAAGATCCTATGTTTGTAGGTAAAAGAGAGGATCCTATGTTCATCGGTAAAAGAGAAGACCCCATGTTTGTCG GTAAAAGAGAAGATCCCATGTTCATCGGTAAAAGAGAAGAGCCTATGTTTGTCGGTAAAAGAGAAGATCCCATGTTTGTTGGTAAAAGAGAAGATCCCATGTTCATCGGTAAAAGAGAAGATCCCATGTTTGTCGGTAAAAGAGAAGATCCCATGTTTATAGGTAAAAGAGAAGAGCCTATGTTTGTCGGTAAAAGAGAAAATCCTATGTTTGTTGGTAAAAGAGATGATCCCTTGTTTGACGGTAAAAGAGAAGATCCTATGTTTGTGGGTAAAAGAGAAAACCCTATGTTTGTTG GTAAACGAGAGAAAAATCCTTTGTTCGTTGGCAAACGTGAGCACATCACAGAATTACTCAGTAAAGGAGGGTTTAGTGGGACCCATTCTGGAAATAGACCTTACCAATATGTTATAGGTAAGTCAAAGTACAATCCTGGTCTTGTAAGAAAACGAAAATTGCGCCTTATGAATTTAGTTACACACAACAAAAATTCTCTAAAAGTCGATCATCAAGTATCTAAGGACAAACGGGAGTTAGAATCTGTAACTAGAAATAAACCTATttttagaagaaatgaagaatcTTCTGCAGATAAAATTTCGCGTTCGCGGTCAAATTTTTTACTTGGGATTAAGCGATATCCAGGGCCTTCTTTTGTAAGTAAAACAATTAAATATCCCCAGAGTCGATATACCTTGTTATCAGATAAACGAGATGAGGATCCCTTATTTGTTGGTAAACGAATTGTAGGTAGAAATTACTTAACTGCTAATCGTAAGTTTGCTGCTAAAAGGCGCCAAAAGTTTAAACGTACGGCAGCAAAACCTTCTAATACGATTTCTCTACATAAACGGAACTTCAGCCATACAATGTTAGTAAAACGGTATTTAGGAATTCAAGATCCATCGTCCCCAGTCATAGAGTTACCAAATGCCCATAATCCCTCAAATTCAGTTAAGCCCTCTAAGAAATTAtctaaaaaaaatcttcatatgccgttaaatgttttatatactttACCGATGAAAAGTGATAGCATTAATAATTTTAAAGACACAAATAGAACTGATTATGGAGAACAGAATTCACTAGGGTTGAGTAAAACCGATCTCACATCCAAAGTGATATCGCGAAGATCTTCGTCACAACCCTCTTCACATAAgttcaaagaaggaaaaattaACGCTGTACGTGTTAATAAAGGAAAAATCGAGAACCCGTACGAAAAACATGCTGACACATTGTCACATTCTGGTGATGCCATTGAGAATTCTCAAAGATTAATGAGTTCAACAGCGAAAGAAGACAATCATGGTGATAAAACTGATCTGAGAGACGTTGAAATTCCAGTGCGATGA
- the LOC115220458 gene encoding protein PRQFV-amide-like isoform X35 produces MRIYLSVYIVVILSASVWGQVKNGHLIDKQDPDTMLLGNRNDEHHLYVDKRDPDPMFIDKRDPDPFFVGKRDPDPFFVGKRDLDPFFVGKRDQDPFFVGKRGRDHLFVGRRVPDPFFVGKKDPDTSFVGKRDPDPIFVGKRDPNTLYIRKRNPDPFSVGKRDPDPFFVGKRDPDPFFVGKRHSEPFFLGKRDSDPLFVGKRDPDPFFVGKRDSDPFFVGKRNPDPMFVGKRDEDPMFVGKRSEYPLSVENSLHRLFVNKRRTEENPLLASIQVPLFRRKQNYHDQKLETPLFVGKRDDDPLFVGKRDDDPLFVGKRGYINQLPTHDYLDQDISNKPGDPIYDDNVIYTGKPFHGEPLFGGKQYPDHTFLNKPDDPIIISKRVHYDSVSAGKRQNDHPLFPRKRNSRSVYTNIHEPDLIFRSLRNNDTFLTGKQKPASFPSAFVAPFSRETVFGRKREQDPMFVGKREENPMFVGKREDDPVFVGKREDPMFVGKRGKEPMFVGKRDEDPMFVGKREKEPMIVGKREDPMFIGKRGKEPMFVGKRNPRFVGKRDDPMFVGKREKNPMFVRKREDPMFIGRREEDPVFVGKREEDPVFVGKRGVDPMFVGKRGEDPMFVGKRESHMFVGKREKEPMFVGKREDPMFVGKRRDPMFVGKREDPMFVGKREDPMFVGKREDPMFVGKREDPMFIGKREDPMFVGKREEPMFVGKREDPMFIGKREDPMFVGKREEPMFIGKREDPMFVGKREDPMFIGKKEDPMFVGKREDPMFVGKREDPMFIGKKEDPMFVGKREDPMFVGKREDPMFVGKREDPMFIGKKEDPMFVGKREDPMFVGKREDPMFIGKREEPMFVGKREDPMFIGKRQEPMFVGKREDPMFVGKREEPMFVGKREDPMFVGKREDPMFVGKREDPMFVGKREDPMFIGKREDPMFVGKREDPMFIGKREEPMFVGKREDPMFVGKREDPMFIGKREDPMFVGKREDPMFIGKREEPMFVGKRENPMFVGKRDDPLFDGKREDPMFVGKRENPMFVGKREKNPLFVGKREHITELLSKGGFSGTHSGNRPYQYVIGKSKYNPGLVRKRKLRLMNLVTHNKNSLKVDHQVSKDKRELESVTRNKPIFRRNEESSADKISRSRSNFLLGIKRYPGPSFVSKTIKYPQSRYTLLSDKRDEDPLFVGKRIVGRNYLTANRKFAAKRRQKFKRTAAKPSNTISLHKRNFSHTMLVKRYLGIQDPSSPVIELPNAHNPSNSVKPSKKLSKKNLHMPLNVLYTLPMKSDSINNFKDTNRTDYGEQNSLGLSKTDLTSKVISRRSSSQPSSHKFKEGKINAVRVNKGKIENPYEKHADTLSHSGDAIENSQRLMSSTAKEDNHGDKTDLRDVEIPVR; encoded by the exons ATAAACAGGATCCGGACACAATGTTGTTAGGTAATCGGAACGACGAACATCATTTATATGTTGATAAACGAGATCCAGACCCCATGTTTATAGATAAAAGGGATCCAGATCCTTTTTTTGTAGGAAAACGGGACCCAGATCCATTTTTTGTGGGAAAACGGGACCTAGATCCATTTTTTGTGGGGAAAAGGGATCAAGATCCTTTTTTTGTAGGAAAACGGGGTCGGGACCACCTTTTTGTTGGTAGACGGGTTCCAGATCCATTCTTTGTAGGTAAAAAGGATCCAGACACTTCATTTGTCGGTAAACGGGATCCAGACCCCATCTTCGTTGGTAAAAGGGATCCAAACACTTTATATATAAGGAAGAGAAATCCTGACCCTTTTTCTGTAGGTAAAAGAGACCCAGACCCTTTCTTTGTTGGTAAACGAGACCCAGATCCGTTTTTTGTAGGTAAACGACATTCAGAACCCTTTTTTCTAGGCAAACGAGATTCAGACCCCCTTTTTGTAGGTAAACGAGATCCAGACCCCTTTTTTGTTGGTAAACGAGATTCAGATCCCTTTTTTGTTGGTAAACGAAATCCAGATCCCATGTTTGTAGGTAAAAGGGACGAAGATCCCATGTTTGTAGGCAAAAGGAGTGAATACCCTCTCTCCGTTGAGAATTCACTCCATCGGTTATTTGTAAACAAACGACGTACGGAGGAAAATCCCTTGTTAGCAAGTATACAAGTTCCATTATTTAGAAGAAAACAGAATTATCATGACCAAAAGCTAGAAACTCCTTTATTTGTAGGCAAACGAGATGATGATCCTCTTTTTGTAGGCAAACGAGATGATGACCCCTTATTTGTAGGAAAAAGAGGTTATATTAATCAGTTACCTACACATGATTATCTTGACCAGGACATATCAAACAAGCCAGGCGATCCCATATACGAtgataatgtaatatatacaggCAAACCATTCCATGGTGAGCCCTTATTTGGAGGAAAACAATATCCGGATCACACGTTTTTAAACAAACCAGATGATCCCATTATTATAAGCAAACGAGTTCATTATGATTCTGTATCGGCAGGCAAACGACAAAACGATCATCCCTTATTTCCCAGAAAGCGAAATTCAAGATCTGTATACACTAATATACATGAACCGGATCTAATATTTCGTTCTTTACGAAATAACGATACGTTTTTAACGGGAAAACAAAAGCCGGCGTCATTTCCCTCAGCTTTCGTTGCACCATTTTCCAGGGAGACTGTATTTGGTCGTAAAAGAGAGCAGGATCCAATGTTTGTCGGTAAACGTGAGGAAAATCCCATGTTTGTTGGAAAACGAGAGGATGATCCTGTGTTTGTCGGTAAACGAGAAGATCCTATGTTTGTCGGGAAACGGGGGAAAGAACCTATGTTTGTTGGTAAACGTGATGAAGATCCAATGTTTGttggtaaaagagagaaagagcctATGATTGTTGGTAAACGTGAAGATCCAATGTTTATCGGTAAACGGGGGAAAGAGCCTATGTTTGTCGGTAAAAGAAATCCTAGGTTTGTAGGTAAACGAGACGATCCAATGTTTGTGGGTAAACGAGAGAAGAACCCTATGTTTGTCAGGAAACGAGAAGATCCTATGTTTATCGGTAGACGAGAGGAGGATCCAGTGTTTGTCGGTAAACGAGAGGAAGATCCTGTATTCGTTGGCAAACGAGGGGTGGATCCTATGTTCGTGGGTAAACGAGGGGAAGATCCCATGTTTGTCGGTAAAAGAGAAAGTCATATGTTTGTTGGTAAACGAGAGAAAGAGCCTATGTTTGTTGGTAAACGAGAAGATCCGATGTTTGTCGGTAAAAGAAGAGATCCCATGTTTGTTGGTAAGAGAGAAGATCCGATGTTTGTCGGTAAAAGAGAAGATCCTATGTTTGTTGGTAAAAGAGAAGATCCTATGTTTGTCGGTAAAAGAGAAGATCCTAT GTTCATCGGTAAAAGAGAAGACCCCATGTTTGTCGGTAAAAGAGAAGAGCCTATGTTTGTTG GTAAAAGAGAAGATCCCATGTTTATAGGTAAAAGAGAAGATCCTATGTTTGTAGGTAAAAGAGAGGAACCTATGTTCATCGGTAAAAGAGAAGACCCCAT GTTTGTCGGTAAAAGAGAAGATCCTATGTTCATCGGTAAAAAAGAAGATCCCATGTTTGTCGGTAAAAGAGAGGATCCCATGTTTGTGGGTAAAAGAGAAGATCCCATGTTCATCGGTAAAAAAGAAGATCCTATGTTCGTTGGTAAAAGAGAAGATCCCATGTTTGTTGGTAAAAGAGAAGATCCCATGTTTGTTGGTAAAAGAGAAGATCCTATGTTTATCGGTAAAAAAGAAGATCCTATGTTCGTTG GTAAAAGAGAAGATCCTATGTTTGTTGGTAAAAGAGAAGATCCCATGTTCATCGGTAAAAGAGAAGAGCCTATGTTTGTCG GTAAAAGAGAAGATCCTATGTTCATCGGTAAAAGACAAGAACCTATGTTTGTCGGTAAAAGAGAAGATCCCATGTTTGTTGGTAAAAGAGAAGAGCCTATGTTTGTTGGTAAAAGAGAAGATCCCATGTTTGTTGGTAAAAGAGAAGATCCCATGTTTGTCGGTAAAAGAGAAGATCCTATGTTTGTAGGTAAAAGAGAGGATCCTATGTTCATCGGTAAAAGAGAAGACCCCATGTTTGTCG GTAAAAGAGAAGATCCCATGTTCATCGGTAAAAGAGAAGAGCCTATGTTTGTCGGTAAAAGAGAAGATCCCATGTTTGTTGGTAAAAGAGAAGATCCCATGTTCATCGGTAAAAGAGAAGATCCCATGTTTGTCGGTAAAAGAGAAGATCCCATGTTTATAGGTAAAAGAGAAGAGCCTATGTTTGTCGGTAAAAGAGAAAATCCTATGTTTGTTGGTAAAAGAGATGATCCCTTGTTTGACGGTAAAAGAGAAGATCCTATGTTTGTGGGTAAAAGAGAAAACCCTATGTTTGTTG GTAAACGAGAGAAAAATCCTTTGTTCGTTGGCAAACGTGAGCACATCACAGAATTACTCAGTAAAGGAGGGTTTAGTGGGACCCATTCTGGAAATAGACCTTACCAATATGTTATAGGTAAGTCAAAGTACAATCCTGGTCTTGTAAGAAAACGAAAATTGCGCCTTATGAATTTAGTTACACACAACAAAAATTCTCTAAAAGTCGATCATCAAGTATCTAAGGACAAACGGGAGTTAGAATCTGTAACTAGAAATAAACCTATttttagaagaaatgaagaatcTTCTGCAGATAAAATTTCGCGTTCGCGGTCAAATTTTTTACTTGGGATTAAGCGATATCCAGGGCCTTCTTTTGTAAGTAAAACAATTAAATATCCCCAGAGTCGATATACCTTGTTATCAGATAAACGAGATGAGGATCCCTTATTTGTTGGTAAACGAATTGTAGGTAGAAATTACTTAACTGCTAATCGTAAGTTTGCTGCTAAAAGGCGCCAAAAGTTTAAACGTACGGCAGCAAAACCTTCTAATACGATTTCTCTACATAAACGGAACTTCAGCCATACAATGTTAGTAAAACGGTATTTAGGAATTCAAGATCCATCGTCCCCAGTCATAGAGTTACCAAATGCCCATAATCCCTCAAATTCAGTTAAGCCCTCTAAGAAATTAtctaaaaaaaatcttcatatgccgttaaatgttttatatactttACCGATGAAAAGTGATAGCATTAATAATTTTAAAGACACAAATAGAACTGATTATGGAGAACAGAATTCACTAGGGTTGAGTAAAACCGATCTCACATCCAAAGTGATATCGCGAAGATCTTCGTCACAACCCTCTTCACATAAgttcaaagaaggaaaaattaACGCTGTACGTGTTAATAAAGGAAAAATCGAGAACCCGTACGAAAAACATGCTGACACATTGTCACATTCTGGTGATGCCATTGAGAATTCTCAAAGATTAATGAGTTCAACAGCGAAAGAAGACAATCATGGTGATAAAACTGATCTGAGAGACGTTGAAATTCCAGTGCGATGA